In Halanaeroarchaeum sp. HSR-CO, one DNA window encodes the following:
- a CDS encoding radical SAM protein: MPDGDHPGGHPGGHPGGRDYSDTPLIVTWEVTQACDLECDHCRASAQPDRDPAELSTEQGKALVDSVAQFGHPSPIFVISGGDPLKRPDLFELIEYATDRGVPTAATPAPTENLTRETIERFADSGVKRIALSLDGATPEAHDEFRGEEGSFDTITRAARQATDAGLGIQINTTVTANTVDDLPAIADRMEDLGAAMWEVFFLVPIGRGEDLAQISPERSLEVMEWLYRRQRDAPYRVITVEAPHYRRVADRVERTDSGRGVRVGSTRAGEGFVFVSYEGEVYPSGFLPQSGGNVTDRDLVDIYRNSALFEQIRDVDELLGSCRTCEFRDLCGGSRSRAHAVTGSPFASDPLCPWVDDLGVDA; encoded by the coding sequence ATGCCCGACGGGGACCACCCTGGCGGCCATCCCGGCGGACACCCGGGCGGCCGCGATTACAGCGACACACCGCTCATCGTCACCTGGGAGGTAACGCAAGCCTGCGACCTCGAGTGCGACCACTGCCGTGCGTCGGCCCAGCCGGACCGCGATCCAGCGGAGCTCTCGACCGAGCAGGGAAAGGCACTCGTCGACTCGGTCGCGCAGTTCGGCCATCCCTCGCCCATCTTCGTCATCTCCGGCGGCGACCCGCTCAAGCGCCCCGACCTCTTCGAGTTGATCGAGTACGCCACCGACAGGGGCGTTCCCACCGCCGCGACGCCGGCCCCGACCGAGAACTTGACCAGGGAGACCATCGAGCGCTTCGCGGACAGTGGCGTCAAACGCATCGCCCTCTCGCTCGACGGTGCCACCCCCGAAGCCCACGACGAGTTCCGGGGCGAGGAGGGCTCGTTCGACACCATCACGCGCGCGGCCAGGCAGGCGACCGACGCGGGTCTCGGTATCCAGATCAACACCACCGTGACGGCGAACACGGTCGACGACCTGCCAGCGATAGCCGACCGCATGGAGGACCTCGGAGCAGCGATGTGGGAGGTCTTCTTCCTCGTCCCCATCGGCCGGGGCGAGGACCTCGCGCAGATCAGTCCCGAGCGGTCGCTAGAGGTGATGGAGTGGCTCTATCGGCGCCAGCGAGACGCCCCCTATCGCGTCATCACGGTCGAAGCCCCACACTACCGTCGCGTGGCCGACCGGGTCGAACGAACGGACTCGGGGCGAGGGGTTCGGGTCGGTTCGACGCGGGCCGGTGAGGGCTTCGTCTTCGTCAGTTACGAGGGCGAGGTCTATCCGTCGGGCTTTCTCCCCCAATCCGGCGGCAACGTGACCGATCGCGACCTCGTCGACATCTACCGGAACAGTGCGCTCTTCGAGCAGATCCGCGACGTCGACGAACTCCTCGGCTCCTGTCGCACCTGCGAGTTCCGCGACCTCTGTGGCGGGTCGCGCTCGCGGGCACACGCCGTGACCGGGAGCCCCTTCGCCAGCGATCCGCTCTGTCCCTGGGTCGATGACCTCGGCGTCGACGCGTAG
- a CDS encoding proteasome-activating nucleotidase Pan2, with protein MSRSPILPDRPTLDLDPELTPEERLAALTSHYRDIVNVQQQLETQLDRIEEQRDHLREEVDRLQRENETLKTASLYLATVEDVFDEGEAVIKQHGNNQEVLTEVSQEIHETVDMGDRVAINDSFAIQEVLDDETDARAQAMEVEASPDVTYEDIGGLAEEMREVQEAVEDPLNNPEKFSAVGVEPPSGVLLHGPPGTGKTMLAKAVANQTDATFIKMAGSELVRKFIGEGSRLVRDLFELAEQREPAIIFIDEIDAVASKRTDSKTSGDAEVQRTMMQLLSEMDGFDERGEVRIMAATNRFDMLDRAILRPGRFDRLIEVPEPDQEARAEILRIHTERMALADEIDYEALARQTEGFNGAQLQSLTTEAGMFAIRDDRATVTMDDFRAAREKLVDDANSDSPAYTTYIH; from the coding sequence ATGTCCCGCAGTCCCATTCTGCCGGACCGGCCGACGCTCGACCTCGACCCAGAGCTAACGCCGGAGGAGCGCCTGGCCGCACTGACGTCGCATTACCGGGACATTGTGAATGTCCAGCAGCAACTCGAGACGCAACTCGACCGTATCGAGGAGCAGCGCGATCATCTCAGAGAGGAGGTGGACCGCCTCCAGCGCGAGAACGAGACGCTGAAGACGGCGTCGCTGTACCTCGCGACCGTCGAAGACGTCTTCGACGAGGGTGAGGCCGTCATCAAACAACACGGGAACAATCAGGAGGTCCTCACCGAGGTCTCCCAGGAGATACACGAGACAGTCGATATGGGCGACCGGGTCGCCATCAACGACTCCTTCGCCATCCAGGAGGTGCTCGACGACGAGACCGACGCGAGAGCCCAGGCCATGGAGGTCGAGGCCTCTCCAGACGTCACGTACGAGGACATCGGTGGCCTGGCCGAGGAGATGCGCGAGGTCCAGGAGGCCGTCGAGGACCCGCTCAACAACCCCGAGAAGTTCTCGGCCGTCGGCGTCGAACCGCCGAGCGGCGTCCTCCTGCACGGCCCGCCGGGCACGGGCAAGACCATGCTCGCGAAGGCCGTCGCGAACCAGACCGACGCGACCTTCATCAAGATGGCCGGGTCCGAACTCGTCCGCAAGTTCATCGGCGAGGGCTCTCGACTCGTCAGGGACCTCTTCGAACTCGCCGAACAGCGAGAACCCGCCATCATCTTCATCGACGAGATCGACGCGGTGGCCTCGAAGCGGACCGATTCGAAGACCTCGGGGGACGCGGAGGTCCAGCGGACGATGATGCAACTGCTCTCGGAGATGGACGGCTTCGACGAGCGCGGCGAGGTGCGCATCATGGCGGCTACCAACCGCTTCGACATGCTCGACCGCGCCATCCTCCGCCCGGGTCGGTTCGACCGCCTCATCGAGGTGCCAGAACCGGACCAGGAGGCCCGCGCCGAGATACTCAGAATCCACACCGAACGGATGGCGCTCGCCGACGAGATAGACTACGAGGCGTTGGCCCGCCAGACGGAAGGCTTCAACGGGGCACAACTCCAGAGTCTGACAACCGAAGCCGGGATGTTCGCCATCCGCGACGACCGCGCGACGGTCACCATGGACGACTTCCGTGCGGCCCGGGAGAAACTCGTCGACGACGCGAACTCGGACTCGCCGGCCTACACGACCTACATTCACTGA
- a CDS encoding pyruvoyl-dependent arginine decarboxylase — MTTIRVVWGTGTGPTEMAAYDAALADANVHNYNLIGVSSVVPAEATVEAVGTASDLGPAGNRLTVVQAHATAAGPQTVSAALGWATGPGPGLFYEAAGETDASDVETRVREGLSAGEALRDWSVTDRSVRSVSRTADSGEYAAAAVLGVYGESRSIV; from the coding sequence ATGACCACGATCCGGGTCGTCTGGGGGACCGGTACCGGTCCGACCGAGATGGCCGCCTACGACGCCGCGCTCGCCGATGCGAACGTCCACAACTACAACCTTATCGGCGTCTCCTCCGTCGTCCCGGCCGAGGCGACGGTCGAGGCCGTCGGGACCGCATCCGACCTCGGCCCGGCGGGGAATCGTCTCACCGTCGTGCAGGCCCACGCCACCGCGGCGGGACCGCAGACCGTCTCGGCCGCGCTCGGGTGGGCGACCGGGCCGGGCCCTGGTCTCTTTTACGAGGCCGCCGGCGAGACCGACGCCTCGGACGTCGAGACTCGGGTTCGCGAGGGATTGTCTGCGGGGGAGGCGCTCCGTGACTGGTCGGTGACCGATCGATCGGTCCGATCCGTGAGCAGAACCGCCGACTCGGGGGAGTACGCCGCGGCGGCCGTTCTGGGCGTCTACGGGGAAAGTCGCAGCATTGTCTGA
- a CDS encoding DUF5811 family protein — translation MNANTPYVGQPGDDTTESVDLTTAQRRSLEARVSSVAARTRTFLPDEYVVGSNVGTGSGGVRVTVSVHPPVGNPVSAGFDPDLDAEELITDEDVDEVARGLAASAALQVKRAMGDDVSQTAR, via the coding sequence ATGAATGCGAACACCCCCTACGTGGGGCAACCGGGCGATGACACGACGGAGTCCGTCGACCTGACGACCGCCCAGCGTCGGAGTCTCGAGGCCCGCGTCTCGAGCGTTGCCGCCCGGACCCGGACCTTCCTCCCCGACGAGTACGTCGTCGGGTCCAACGTGGGCACCGGCTCCGGCGGCGTACGGGTTACGGTCTCGGTCCACCCGCCAGTCGGGAACCCCGTCAGCGCGGGTTTCGACCCGGACCTCGATGCAGAGGAACTCATCACCGACGAGGACGTCGACGAGGTGGCCCGTGGCCTCGCGGCGAGTGCTGCCCTCCAGGTGAAACGAGCGATGGGCGACGACGTCTCACAGACGGCGCGATGA
- a CDS encoding O-acetylhomoserine aminocarboxypropyltransferase/cysteine synthase family protein, with product MADDHDPERRGLATESVHAGQTVDPTTKSRAPPIYQTSSYVFDDAEHAASLFALEEAGNIYSRLGNPTSAMLEERIATLEGGAAAVATNSGMAAFDTITLLLAEAGDNIVTASAIYGGTHTYLSHTASRRGIEARFVDTLDPQAYAEAIDEDTAFVHLETIGNPALVTPDIEAVADVAHEHEAPLVVDNTFATPVLANPIEHGADIVWHSTTKWITGSGSTIGGVIVDGGTFPWEAADYPEISGENPAYHGVDFQERFGEVAFATAARARALRDLGNQQSPFDAWVTLQKLETLPIRIRQHVENAQTVAEYLEDHEAVSWVNYPGLESHETHEAASRYLDGGYGGMITFGLADGYEAGKRVTEEVELASLLANVGDAKTLIIHPASTTHQQLTDAEKRAGGVTDDLVRLSVGIEDAEDIVADLSQAIDAATR from the coding sequence ATGGCCGACGACCACGACCCCGAACGGCGCGGCCTCGCCACCGAGAGCGTCCACGCCGGGCAGACGGTCGACCCCACGACCAAATCACGCGCACCGCCCATCTATCAGACGAGTTCATACGTCTTCGACGACGCCGAACACGCCGCCAGCCTGTTCGCGCTCGAAGAGGCCGGCAACATCTACAGCCGACTCGGCAACCCGACCAGCGCGATGCTCGAGGAGCGTATCGCCACGCTGGAGGGTGGGGCGGCTGCGGTCGCCACGAACAGCGGAATGGCCGCCTTCGACACCATTACCCTCCTCCTCGCGGAGGCCGGTGACAACATCGTCACCGCCTCGGCCATCTACGGCGGGACCCACACCTACCTCTCGCACACTGCTTCCAGACGGGGTATCGAAGCCCGGTTCGTCGACACACTCGACCCACAGGCCTACGCGGAGGCCATCGACGAGGACACCGCGTTCGTCCACCTGGAGACTATCGGCAATCCGGCGCTCGTGACACCGGATATCGAGGCCGTCGCCGACGTGGCCCACGAGCACGAAGCACCCCTGGTCGTGGACAACACCTTCGCGACGCCCGTGCTGGCCAATCCAATCGAGCACGGCGCGGACATCGTCTGGCACTCCACGACGAAGTGGATCACCGGCAGCGGGTCGACCATCGGCGGGGTCATCGTCGACGGCGGCACCTTCCCCTGGGAGGCGGCCGACTATCCCGAGATATCGGGCGAGAACCCCGCCTATCACGGCGTCGACTTCCAAGAGCGGTTCGGCGAGGTCGCCTTCGCGACGGCGGCCCGCGCCCGGGCACTGCGCGACCTGGGCAACCAGCAGTCGCCGTTCGACGCCTGGGTCACGCTCCAGAAACTGGAGACGCTCCCGATTCGAATCCGCCAGCACGTCGAGAACGCCCAGACGGTCGCGGAGTACCTCGAGGACCACGAGGCTGTCTCCTGGGTGAACTACCCCGGCCTCGAGAGCCACGAGACCCACGAGGCCGCGTCGCGGTACCTCGACGGTGGCTACGGTGGCATGATCACCTTCGGCCTGGCGGACGGCTACGAGGCGGGCAAACGGGTCACCGAGGAAGTCGAACTCGCGAGTTTGCTCGCCAACGTCGGGGACGCGAAGACGTTGATCATCCACCCCGCCTCGACGACCCACCAGCAACTCACCGACGCGGAGAAACGCGCGGGTGGCGTCACCGACGACCTGGTCCGCCTCTCGGTCGGTATCGAGGATGCGGAGGACATCGTCGCGGACCTCTCGCAGGCCATCGACGCCGCGACCAGATGA
- the infB gene encoding translation initiation factor IF-2, producing the protein MSDAPSPTPSDLRTPIVAVLGHVDHGKTSLLDKIRGSTVIEGEAGAITQHIGATAVPLDVVSSVAGSLVDPTEFDLPGLLFIDTPGHHAFTTLRARGGALADIAILVVDVNDGFQPQTEEAVAILQDSQTPFVVAANKVDTVPGWNPQPDSPIKPSYDSQSDRVRSHLDERLYDIIGELSDAGFSSDLYWRVQNFRKNIGVIPVSAETGEGVPDLLTVLMGLSQRYMKEEMEVDVTGPGAGTVLEVKEEQGFGTTLDVILYDGTIAEDDTIVVGAKNDPIVTTVRALLKPRELAEIRTEKRFEQVESIAAASGVKIAAPTLDDAMAGAPVRVVGDRDLEAVIEEVTAELAEVAVETAEDGIVVKADTLGSLEALVNSLEEAEIPVMRAEVGDIAPRDVSVATTVEDDTYRAILGFNVEMLGDSADRADQQDVEVFRNDVIYQLIEEYEGHVEAIETAQREAVFENVIRPARFRILKDHVFRQNDPAVVGVEISSGTLKRNVPVGYFTDDNDFTRVGVLKGLQDQGEDVDEARAGEQLAASIDGPTVGRDIDEGDVLWVDLPEKHAKVLEQELREDLPADEREALSQYLETRRKRDPFWGK; encoded by the coding sequence ATGTCTGACGCTCCATCTCCCACCCCATCGGACCTTCGAACACCGATCGTCGCCGTCCTCGGCCACGTCGATCACGGAAAGACGAGTCTGCTCGACAAGATCCGCGGCTCGACCGTCATCGAGGGCGAGGCGGGCGCCATCACCCAGCACATCGGCGCGACTGCCGTTCCCCTCGACGTCGTCTCCAGCGTCGCCGGCAGTCTCGTCGACCCCACCGAGTTCGATCTCCCCGGGCTCCTGTTCATCGACACGCCGGGCCACCACGCGTTCACCACCTTGCGCGCCCGCGGCGGGGCTCTGGCCGACATCGCCATCCTCGTGGTCGACGTCAACGACGGCTTCCAGCCACAGACCGAGGAGGCGGTCGCGATCCTCCAGGACAGCCAGACGCCCTTCGTCGTCGCGGCGAACAAGGTCGACACCGTCCCCGGCTGGAATCCCCAGCCCGATTCGCCCATCAAACCGAGCTACGACAGTCAGTCCGACCGAGTCAGAAGCCACCTCGACGAGCGCCTGTACGACATCATCGGGGAACTCTCCGATGCCGGCTTCTCCTCAGATCTCTACTGGCGGGTGCAGAACTTCCGCAAGAACATCGGCGTCATCCCGGTCTCCGCCGAGACGGGCGAGGGCGTCCCGGACCTGCTCACCGTACTCATGGGCCTCTCCCAGCGGTACATGAAAGAGGAGATGGAAGTCGACGTGACCGGCCCGGGCGCCGGCACCGTCCTCGAGGTCAAAGAAGAACAGGGCTTCGGGACCACCCTCGACGTTATCCTCTACGACGGCACCATCGCCGAGGACGACACCATCGTCGTCGGCGCGAAAAACGACCCCATCGTCACCACCGTCCGGGCTCTCCTCAAACCGCGCGAACTGGCCGAGATCCGGACGGAGAAACGCTTCGAGCAAGTCGAGTCCATCGCCGCCGCCTCTGGCGTGAAAATTGCCGCCCCCACTCTCGACGACGCCATGGCGGGGGCGCCGGTCCGCGTCGTCGGCGACCGCGACCTCGAAGCGGTCATCGAAGAGGTGACCGCCGAACTCGCCGAGGTCGCCGTGGAGACCGCCGAAGACGGCATCGTCGTCAAGGCCGACACCCTGGGCAGCCTCGAGGCGTTGGTCAACTCCCTGGAGGAGGCCGAGATACCGGTCATGCGTGCCGAGGTCGGGGACATCGCCCCGCGGGACGTGAGCGTGGCGACGACCGTCGAGGACGACACCTATCGCGCCATCCTCGGGTTCAACGTGGAGATGCTGGGCGATTCGGCCGACCGCGCCGACCAGCAGGACGTCGAGGTCTTCCGCAACGACGTCATCTATCAGCTCATCGAGGAGTACGAGGGCCACGTCGAGGCCATCGAGACGGCCCAGCGCGAGGCGGTCTTCGAGAACGTCATCCGCCCGGCCCGCTTCAGGATCCTCAAAGACCACGTGTTCCGGCAGAACGACCCCGCCGTCGTCGGCGTCGAGATATCCTCCGGCACGCTCAAACGCAACGTCCCGGTCGGCTACTTCACCGACGATAACGACTTCACGCGCGTGGGCGTGCTGAAGGGCCTTCAGGACCAGGGCGAAGACGTCGACGAAGCCCGCGCCGGCGAGCAACTCGCCGCCTCCATCGACGGTCCGACCGTGGGACGAGACATCGACGAGGGCGACGTCCTGTGGGTGGACCTCCCGGAGAAGCACGCGAAGGTGCTGGAACAGGAGTTGCGGGAAGACCTGCCGGCCGACGAGCGCGAGGCGTTGAGTCAGTACCTGGAAACGCGGCGGAAGCGGGACCCGTTCTGGGGGAAATAA
- a CDS encoding PRC-barrel domain-containing protein has translation MADILAENLSGKAVMGSDGTELGRLYNISMDLKSGKLHDLLVEPLEDSDVQLDFPMDDEGHFRIPVGRVQAVKDYIVIER, from the coding sequence ATGGCCGACATACTCGCCGAGAACCTCTCTGGAAAGGCCGTGATGGGCTCCGACGGCACGGAGCTCGGCCGGCTGTACAACATCTCGATGGACCTCAAGAGCGGCAAACTCCACGACCTGCTCGTCGAACCGCTCGAGGACTCCGACGTCCAGCTCGATTTTCCGATGGACGACGAGGGGCACTTTCGCATCCCCGTGGGTCGCGTCCAGGCAGTGAAAGATTACATCGTCATCGAACGCTAG
- a CDS encoding NOB1 family endonuclease has translation MYVLDTSAFIHEFDTDESVATIPAVRDELDDAQAYRYDAMEGAGMHIQIPDENTLQTVRQAAKRTGDATVLSETDVRLLAAALELDATLVTDDYAMQNVADDLDLAVEVIAQEGIAERRDWRFQCQGCGREFDEHRERCPICGSQLARKNPN, from the coding sequence ATGTACGTCCTCGATACGTCCGCGTTCATCCACGAGTTCGACACCGACGAGTCCGTCGCGACCATCCCGGCGGTCAGAGACGAACTCGACGATGCACAGGCGTACCGATACGACGCCATGGAGGGGGCGGGGATGCACATCCAGATCCCCGACGAGAACACCCTCCAGACGGTCCGACAGGCCGCGAAACGAACCGGTGACGCGACCGTCCTCTCCGAGACCGACGTCCGACTCCTCGCCGCTGCACTCGAACTCGATGCGACCCTCGTGACCGACGACTACGCCATGCAGAACGTGGCGGACGACCTCGACCTGGCCGTCGAGGTCATCGCCCAGGAGGGCATCGCCGAGCGCCGCGACTGGCGGTTCCAGTGCCAGGGCTGTGGCCGGGAGTTCGACGAACACCGCGAGCGCTGTCCCATCTGTGGCAGTCAACTCGCGAGAAAGAACCCCAATTAG
- a CDS encoding CopG family transcriptional regulator — protein MQRQFTVVCDDRLGRRVAALARKYDTTEEEVARQLIEYGIECLD, from the coding sequence ATGCAGCGACAGTTCACGGTCGTCTGTGACGACCGGCTGGGGAGGCGGGTCGCGGCTCTCGCGAGGAAGTACGACACGACGGAGGAGGAGGTCGCCCGGCAGTTGATCGAGTACGGTATCGAGTGCCTCGACTAA
- a CDS encoding CPBP family intramembrane glutamic endopeptidase — protein MGRFVPSVGFVLAGLGVAASLVEWNGVFAADGVGSVPGLVAALVAIVAFGARRYGVEDRRLAILAGVGTGGLAIAAAVTLLYPVEAADSLSVGAGLPVAFVLGIVGVGVAYADWLGLDRQTFVRKGVSSFTALAIGVTGLLVGFVVAIAGLTLLPIEGLVLQQGVSTVLFSLGLGLVAFGFLRMRDLGLDYIDVRWPDRRGWLYVIGGVIGMFAVLAAVSYLSALLGVPSTEHSLIEAARGNPAILLWFIPLSWLAIGPGEELLSRNIVQKYLYEGFSRRSAVLVGTLVFTAIHLPTYATGSAAAIFATLLRLFAISLVLGVVYERTDNVVVAALVHGTYNAIQFGLAYLALTTGVM, from the coding sequence ATGGGTCGATTCGTCCCGTCCGTCGGGTTCGTGCTCGCCGGTCTCGGCGTGGCGGCCAGTCTCGTCGAGTGGAACGGCGTCTTCGCGGCCGACGGTGTGGGGAGCGTCCCGGGGCTGGTGGCCGCACTCGTCGCGATCGTCGCGTTCGGCGCCCGTCGATACGGGGTCGAGGATCGGCGACTCGCTATCCTGGCCGGTGTCGGTACCGGCGGTCTCGCCATCGCCGCGGCGGTGACGCTGCTGTATCCGGTCGAGGCCGCCGATTCGCTCTCGGTCGGGGCCGGACTGCCGGTCGCGTTCGTCCTCGGCATCGTCGGGGTGGGGGTCGCGTACGCGGACTGGCTGGGGCTGGATCGGCAGACGTTCGTGCGGAAGGGGGTCAGTTCTTTCACCGCACTCGCCATCGGGGTGACGGGACTCCTCGTGGGATTCGTCGTGGCAATCGCCGGCCTCACGCTCCTGCCGATAGAGGGACTGGTGCTCCAGCAGGGCGTGAGTACCGTCCTGTTCAGCCTGGGATTGGGCCTGGTCGCGTTCGGGTTCCTCCGGATGCGTGACCTCGGCCTGGACTACATCGACGTTCGATGGCCGGACCGACGGGGCTGGCTGTACGTGATCGGTGGCGTGATCGGCATGTTCGCCGTGCTCGCCGCCGTGAGCTATCTGAGCGCCCTCCTCGGGGTTCCCTCGACCGAACACAGCCTCATCGAGGCGGCCCGTGGAAATCCCGCCATCCTGCTCTGGTTCATCCCCCTCTCGTGGCTCGCCATCGGCCCCGGCGAGGAGTTGCTCTCGCGGAACATCGTCCAGAAGTACCTCTACGAGGGGTTCTCTCGCCGGTCGGCGGTACTGGTCGGGACGCTCGTATTCACCGCCATCCACCTGCCAACCTACGCCACCGGGAGCGCGGCGGCCATCTTCGCCACGCTACTCCGGCTGTTCGCCATCTCACTCGTCCTGGGGGTCGTCTACGAGCGGACCGACAACGTAGTCGTCGCCGCACTGGTCCACGGCACGTACAACGCAATCCAGTTCGGACTGGCGTACCTGGCGCTCACGACCGGCGTGATGTGA
- a CDS encoding glucose-6-phosphate isomerase encodes MRVDIANALAETSPIGVPREALDRLDDRVASAHETIQHGRDADSFGYASLNLPETTDPEAIHDAVAPFEDVSAVLTVGIGGSALGAKTLTAALGDGTRAYFLDNVDPAHVESLLDDLPLSETVVNVVSKSGTTAETLANFLVVREAMVDAGVDWRERTLVTTGPDGNLRDLAAEHDLPALEVPDGVPGRFSVLSTVGLAVPAIAGVDIEGVLAGARSVAADLTGSLFETPAYAYGATLYALDRRGASMVAMMPYAEALDPFAEWFAQLWAESLGKDGLGQTPIRALGATDQHSQLQLYRAGPLDKVVTLLQVGEGPDATIPPADLTGLDYLGGHSLRDLLDAEFAATEASLARSGQPNVRVSIDRVDAESLGSLLYEMEAACILAGELYEVETFTQPAVEWGKERARELLRGETLPETDRLLVE; translated from the coding sequence ATGCGCGTCGATATCGCCAACGCTCTCGCCGAGACGTCGCCCATCGGCGTCCCGCGCGAGGCCCTCGACCGGCTCGACGACCGTGTCGCCAGCGCCCACGAGACCATCCAGCACGGTCGCGACGCCGATTCGTTCGGGTACGCTTCGCTGAACCTCCCGGAGACCACGGACCCGGAGGCCATCCACGATGCCGTCGCGCCATTCGAGGACGTCAGTGCCGTGCTCACCGTGGGTATCGGCGGGAGTGCCCTGGGCGCGAAGACGCTCACGGCGGCACTCGGCGACGGGACGCGAGCGTACTTCCTCGACAACGTGGATCCGGCCCACGTGGAATCCCTGCTCGACGACCTCCCGCTGTCCGAGACCGTCGTCAACGTGGTCTCGAAGTCGGGTACCACCGCCGAGACGCTGGCCAACTTCCTGGTCGTCCGGGAGGCGATGGTCGATGCGGGCGTCGATTGGCGGGAGCGGACACTCGTCACGACGGGGCCCGATGGAAATCTGCGCGACCTCGCAGCGGAACACGATCTGCCGGCACTCGAGGTGCCGGACGGGGTTCCCGGCCGGTTCTCGGTGCTCTCGACGGTCGGGCTGGCCGTCCCGGCGATCGCGGGTGTCGACATCGAGGGAGTACTCGCTGGGGCCAGATCGGTGGCCGCCGACCTGACCGGGTCACTGTTCGAGACGCCCGCGTACGCCTACGGCGCGACGCTGTACGCCCTCGACCGGCGGGGGGCGTCGATGGTGGCGATGATGCCCTACGCAGAGGCCCTCGACCCGTTCGCGGAGTGGTTCGCCCAGCTGTGGGCCGAGAGCCTGGGCAAGGACGGTCTGGGCCAGACGCCGATCCGGGCCCTCGGCGCGACCGACCAGCACTCCCAGTTACAGCTCTACCGCGCGGGTCCGCTCGACAAGGTCGTCACCCTCCTCCAGGTCGGCGAGGGCCCCGACGCGACCATCCCGCCGGCCGATCTCACCGGCCTGGATTACCTCGGCGGCCACTCGCTTCGAGACCTCCTCGACGCCGAGTTCGCAGCCACGGAAGCCAGCCTGGCCAGATCCGGCCAACCGAACGTCAGGGTATCGATCGACCGGGTCGACGCCGAATCGCTCGGATCGTTGCTCTACGAGATGGAGGCCGCCTGCATCCTCGCCGGCGAACTCTACGAGGTGGAGACGTTCACCCAGCCCGCCGTGGAGTGGGGCAAAGAGCGGGCTCGTGAGCTGCTCCGTGGCGAGACGCTCCCGGAGACAGATCGCCTGCTCGTGGAGTGA
- a CDS encoding DUF5812 family protein: MPSKSGTFLVTAADADSVVLADVTDSQVHTLGENPGLSVDEVVDATIAPVPPMEAVWTVEDLRETRSIAVEVSDERPTKTSRDLAATMDEGDLETRERAGTGAIHVITVPTDLTDAAVDDVREDESTLRMAARLGVDRVEIRASPGVVTVRYLP; this comes from the coding sequence ATGCCCAGCAAGTCGGGGACGTTCCTGGTGACCGCCGCGGACGCGGACAGCGTCGTCCTTGCCGACGTGACTGACAGCCAGGTTCATACCCTCGGGGAGAATCCGGGACTATCGGTCGACGAGGTCGTGGATGCCACGATCGCCCCGGTCCCGCCGATGGAGGCGGTCTGGACCGTCGAGGACCTCCGGGAGACCCGCAGTATCGCCGTCGAGGTGAGCGACGAACGGCCGACGAAGACCAGTCGCGACCTGGCCGCGACCATGGACGAGGGGGACCTCGAGACCCGCGAACGGGCTGGAACGGGCGCCATCCACGTCATCACGGTGCCGACGGACCTCACCGACGCGGCAGTCGACGACGTTCGCGAGGACGAGTCGACGCTCCGGATGGCCGCCAGGCTCGGGGTCGACCGGGTCGAGATCCGCGCCTCGCCGGGCGTCGTGACGGTGCGATATCTTCCCTAA
- a CDS encoding metal-dependent hydrolase: MMATTHVLTGVAIAAAAAAVSPEVSVVAVAAAAVGGLFPDLDLYAGHRKTLHYPVYFSVAAAIAVGIAALGPTTLTVAGALFLVAAAVHSVMDAFGGGLELRPWRGTSDRAVYSHFHRQWIVPRRWIRYDGSPEDLGLATMMALPALAVFEGPLTLGVVALLAISATYVLIRKPMVRLSEWLVGRLPEAALTHVPARFVEDLH; the protein is encoded by the coding sequence ATGATGGCCACAACGCACGTGCTGACCGGGGTCGCGATCGCCGCGGCCGCCGCAGCCGTGTCTCCCGAGGTATCGGTCGTTGCAGTGGCAGCGGCGGCCGTCGGGGGTCTGTTCCCCGACCTCGACCTCTACGCTGGCCACCGGAAGACACTCCACTACCCGGTCTATTTCAGCGTCGCTGCTGCGATCGCGGTCGGTATCGCAGCCCTGGGTCCGACGACCCTCACCGTCGCGGGGGCGCTGTTCCTCGTTGCCGCGGCGGTTCACTCGGTGATGGACGCCTTCGGTGGTGGCCTCGAACTTCGCCCGTGGCGCGGGACCTCCGACCGGGCCGTCTACAGCCACTTCCACCGGCAGTGGATCGTCCCTCGACGCTGGATCCGGTACGACGGGTCCCCGGAGGATCTGGGCCTGGCCACCATGATGGCCCTGCCGGCGCTGGCCGTCTTCGAGGGTCCCCTGACGCTCGGGGTGGTCGCGCTTCTCGCCATCTCTGCGACGTACGTCCTGATCCGCAAACCGATGGTCCGGCTCTCCGAATGGCTCGTCGGTCGGTTGCCGGAGGCGGCTCTGACCCACGTCCCCGCCAGGTTCGTCGAAGACCTGCACTGA